The following are from one region of the Littorina saxatilis isolate snail1 linkage group LG2, US_GU_Lsax_2.0, whole genome shotgun sequence genome:
- the LOC138960022 gene encoding PCNA-associated factor-like isoform X2, with protein MVRTKADSCPAAGRKVVAARAPRKNVGGSSSSAGCSSSANLGASPAGKYAGGNPVCPRPTPDWQKGIGTFFQSKPGNEENQEPGEEAGCSGSSSSCETNVGGSASSSSTPSKSKSSSGPSGSKSSTAGPSRSQDDCGEEDNSGLRELPSS; from the exons ATGGTGCGAACAAAAGCAGATAGCTGCCCTGCTGCTGGACGAAAAG TGGTCGCAGCACGTGCCCCAAGGAAGAATGTTGGAGGGAGCAGTTCTTCAGCAGGCTGCAGTAGCAGCGCCAATCTTGGTGCTTCACCTGCAG gaaagTATGCAGGCGGCAACCCAGTGTGCCCCAGACCGACTCCCGACTGGCAGAAAGGCATTGGCACGTTCTTCCAGAGCAAGCCAGGCAACGAGGAGAACCAGGAACCGGGGGAGGAAGCGGGCTGCTCGGGGTCATCATCGTCCTGTGAAACCAACGTTGGCGGCAGTGCGTCTTCAAGTTCAACTCCCTCAAAGTCAAAGTCCAGCTCCGGTCCCAGTGGCAGTAAATCCAGCACAGCAGG CCCTTCCAGGAGCCAGGATGACTGCGGAGAAGAGGATAACAGCGGATTGAGGGAATTACCATCATCATAA
- the LOC138960022 gene encoding uncharacterized protein isoform X1 has protein sequence MRGKDFVRHQAMKGRDRGEQPDCTRQERVQEPVERVDSQVAMVRTKADSCPAAGRKVVAARAPRKNVGGSSSSAGCSSSANLGASPAGKYAGGNPVCPRPTPDWQKGIGTFFQSKPGNEENQEPGEEAGCSGSSSSCETNVGGSASSSSTPSKSKSSSGPSGSKSSTAGPSRSQDDCGEEDNSGLRELPSS, from the exons GACGTGATCGTGGTGAGCAGCCTGACTGCACACGGCAGGAACGAGTCCAGGAACCG GTAGAGCGGGTTGATTCGCAAGTAGCAATGGTGCGAACAAAAGCAGATAGCTGCCCTGCTGCTGGACGAAAAG TGGTCGCAGCACGTGCCCCAAGGAAGAATGTTGGAGGGAGCAGTTCTTCAGCAGGCTGCAGTAGCAGCGCCAATCTTGGTGCTTCACCTGCAG gaaagTATGCAGGCGGCAACCCAGTGTGCCCCAGACCGACTCCCGACTGGCAGAAAGGCATTGGCACGTTCTTCCAGAGCAAGCCAGGCAACGAGGAGAACCAGGAACCGGGGGAGGAAGCGGGCTGCTCGGGGTCATCATCGTCCTGTGAAACCAACGTTGGCGGCAGTGCGTCTTCAAGTTCAACTCCCTCAAAGTCAAAGTCCAGCTCCGGTCCCAGTGGCAGTAAATCCAGCACAGCAGG CCCTTCCAGGAGCCAGGATGACTGCGGAGAAGAGGATAACAGCGGATTGAGGGAATTACCATCATCATAA